The Lactuca sativa cultivar Salinas chromosome 2, Lsat_Salinas_v11, whole genome shotgun sequence genome includes a window with the following:
- the LOC111899294 gene encoding probable pectate lyase 8, with the protein MAMAVVKESVFRCSILLLIASLMVVSAAAAAGDKSDVRGVETEQFQSLNVSSMAERAKASEALNENAVQDPEEVVSMVEMVIKNNTERRKLGYFSCGTGNPIDDCWRCDPNWQKNRKRLADCGIGFGRNAIGGRDGRYYMVTDSGDDDPVNPRPGTLRHAVIQDTPLWIVFKRDMVIQLKQELIMNSFKTIDARGVNVHIANGACITVQFVTNVIIHGLHIHDCKPTGNALVRSSPEHFGWRTMADGDAISIFGSSHIWVDHNSLSNCADGLVDAVMGSTAITISNNYFTHHNEVMLLGHSDSYTRDKLMQVTIAYNHFGEGLIQRMPRCRHGYFHVVNNDYTHWEMYAIGGSANPTINSQGNRYLAPVNPFAKEVTKRVDTAASQWHGWNWRSEGDLLLNGAYFTPSGAGASGSYARASSLGAKSSSMVATITSGAGVLNCRRGRQC; encoded by the exons ATGGCAATGGCGGTGGTTAAGGAATCGGTGTTTCGTTGTTCAATTCTGTTGCTTATTGCGTCGCTTATGGTCGTCTCCGCCGCAGCCGCTGCCGGCGATAAATCGGATGTTAG GGGTGTTGAAACAGAGCAGTTTCAGAGCTTGAACGTCTCATCAATGGCAGAAAG AGCAAAGGCGTCTGAAGCTTTGAACGAAAATGCTGTTCAAGATCCTGAGGAAGTGGTCTCCATGGTTGAAAT GGTAATTAAAAACAACACCGAAAGAAGAAAACTCGGATACTTCTCATGTGGAACCGGAAACCCAATCGACGATTGCTGGCGTTGCGACCCAAACTGGCAAAAAAACCGGAAACGCCTCGCCGACTGCGGCATCGGATTTGGCCGGAATGCAATCGGAGGTCGCGACGGCCGTTATTACATGGTCACAGATTCCGGCGACGACGATCCAGTGAACCCACGACCCGGCACCCTCCGCCACGCCGTCATTCAAGATACCCCTCTTTGGATCGTGTTCAAACGCGACATGGTGATTCAATTGAAGCAAGAACTTATTATGAACAGTTTTAAAACCATCGATGCTCGTGGAGTCAATGTTCATATCGCGAATGGAGCTTGTATTACTGTTCAATTTGTTACTAATGTTATTATTCATGGCTTACATATTCATGATTGTAAACCTACCGGAAATGCGTTGGTGAGAAGCTCGCCGGAGCATTTTGGGTGGCGGACGATGGCGGATGGTGACGCGATTTCGATATTCGGGTCGAGTCATATTTGGGTGGATCATAATTCGTTGTCTAATTGTGCTGATGGGCTTGTGGATGCTGTTATGGGCTCAACTGCTATCACTATTTCTAATAATTACTTCACTCACCACAatgag GTGATGCTATTGGGGCATAGCGACTCATACACAAGGGATAAGCTTATGCAAGTCACAATTGCGTACAATCATTTCGGAGAAGGTCTTATTCAAAGAATGCCAag ATGCAGACATGGATATTTCCATGTGGTAAACAACGACTACACCCACTGGGAAATGTACGCAATTGGTGGAAGTGCAAACCCCACAATTAATAGTCAAGGCAACCGATACCTTGCTCCTGTTAATCCCTTTGCCAAAGAG GTCACAAAAAGAGTGGATACAGCTGCAAGCCAATGGCACGGATGGAACTGGAGATCAGAAGGCGATTTGCTCCTTAACGGCGCTTATTTCACTCCATCCGGCGCCGGCGCCTCCGGGAGTTACGCTAGGGCTTCAAGTTTAGGTGCCAAGTCTTCTTCCATGGTCGCCACCATCACCTCCGGCGCCGGCGTCTTAAACTGCCGTAGAGGCCGCCAGTGCTAA